In Lodderomyces elongisporus chromosome 1, complete sequence, the DNA window TCAATTGAAATAGTGAATATAaaataccaaaaaagaaaaagaaaaaaacagcaCCTTGCGCCGAGTCTTGTCTTATCAATTCTTGACTGTTTTTTGCCAAAAGTCTAAACGACAAGTAATTTGGCTCTAACAAGTCGTAATTACTGCTAGATATGGactgaatatatatatatatctgaGAAAACCTACTGTAGTAGTagaagtagtagtagtagtagaagtagaagtagagaagaagaaaaagaagaggataaAGGAGAATAAGTGTAACCACGGGGACGAGGACAGCATGATGCTCAACTCATCTCATAATTTTCTCAGAGATGGTAAATTACCATATTCAAATTGAATGGACTTTGAATGGTACTGTTTACTAGCACCAGTGGCTAAGCAATTGTATAGACTAAGGTCGTGGTTAAGTTTGTAATGATGAGACAAATCGTACACGACACcaatcttttcttctaAGTGAATACAAGTATTGTCGCCTGTTTGGATAatagtttgtttgttttttttggtacttTTTTGGTCTCAAACTGATCTGAAAGCATTGCTCCCTCAACTATAACACCTCTATTGCAACATAGACATATACttataaattaaaaagaaaaataaataaaaaaattaaatgaCTAGTCTACACCGCTATATACGAACGTTAACACCAGATAGTGAATATTGTAGCTACAAGCTATAGTATAACAATATATATCACCTATGATGTACTTATACTTTTCaaatctctcttttttttttttctttttgcagaACCTGTCTTTCTTGTAGGGAAAAGAGcgtgcaaaaaaaaaacaaaacaatatttgaaaatgtctTTTGTATGcaaagattttttttttttgttagtGCGCGTGCCCCACAATTCTCGCGCTCGTCTAGTTCTAGCTCCCACCACTTGTCCTACAATCACAAACCACAGTCACAGTCACAgtcacaaccacaaccacaaccactaCACTAGTATAAGATTTAACAAGTACATTAAAAATTCGTTTGGCAATGAGCGCCACACTGCGGTGTtgtataaataaaatacttTGCAACGCTAAACAAGTAGAAAGCAAAAGCGGAAGGCGATAGGTATAAAGATGGATATAAGATAGTTCTCTGCTACACGaaacgaaagaaaaaacaaaaatagagCAAGAGGAACAAGAACATGGTTTCGAGAAAAGCAGATGCATTACGTTTCTATATTGTGAAATTCTAAtcaaaatttcttttctttttttctttctcttttttacttctggAATGAAAGCTGGTTCCTTGTCCTCAGAGTTCCGTTACGTActatttttgcttttgaatattcttttgtatatgcttttttttttcaattattcTTAGCTTGTTTCAAAGGTTTTCTATTTCACTgaaattttatttcaaacaaGAGATTAGATCACGCAGCCGGAAACACAATTGTAGCAGTAAGACAAGTAATCAATTCATCATTCTTTGTGTATGCACGTGCCAACACAATGTACTTTCCTGGTGGCACTTCTTGAGGAATCTCAACATCCTTTGTAATCACTTGTTTACCCTTCTTCAATGGACAAGTAATGTCAACTTTCGGTGCTGCATCTTCACAAAGGTCATATGTTTGGTGAATAAGCTTAATAAAGCCGTATCTAACGTCAACTTCGACATAAGcaccatcaacaatatCTTGATCAACAATCCCACTCGCCGTGAATGTAAGGTTTTGACCCGCAGTTGGTGGATTTGGAGTAATTGAAATGGAATCAAACTGCACGAGATGCTTGATTTCAGCATCGCACAACTCAATTGGCGAATCTCCCGGAATGGGTTTTGTAGATGCCAAGCTAAGAATTTCtggctgttgctgttgatgttgctgattGAATGAGGCAAAGTAGTTTGATAAAGAAAGTGCAGATGCAGTTGTAGTTGCAACTACTAGGATGTTAAAAAACTTCATTATAATGAATCGTCAGGGGTGGGGTAGGGGAAAGGAGCTCAATGGCAATAACCAAAATAAAGTTCAGAGAACAGGTTGCTGACAAAAGAAGGCAAATGAGGATGGgtaaggaaaagaagaaggaaaaggaaaaggaaaaggaaagaaatccaaattaaaaaaaaaaattatgagAGATATGAGAAGGAGcaagagaaggagaaagagaaagataaATGGGTATTAGATAAAGAGATTATTGTAGATtgccatttccatttccaattGTTATCAATTGAGCTTTTTGTTACCAAGTCGTGCAAATATGGCCAAGAGGGGTAAATTTACAACAGTTGTAAGCCGCACTCGGTTTATAGATGCTACCGGCTaaatattctttctttttttttttatttaaaattttaattctttttcttcttctaaacAAAAAAGCAGATCCAAAACGTAAAAGCAGTTATTTATTCAAAGTTCggactttttattttttaaaaaaaatgaagaatttCGTGCTCTTTACACGTTACCTTAGAAGCGTGTGAATAAAAAGTCCATATTATCAAATTTCAATGTATATTTAATTAACTAAGTAAGAACTAAATGACTGCACAAGACGTCATACCTTTCACGGATCAACTTGGCTTCAATCTCCAATAATTCGTGGTAAATGGCTTCACCCTTTGATCCATTTGCTTTCAAcatctcttttattttggaCTTGCTCAATTTCCAAACCACCGAGTCATTAACCGTGGTATATACAAATCGTCTATACTGCGAAGCCTCGTCCAAATCACCAAATGCCACAAGCGGAACAATACTACTATCTAActctcttccttcttcaaatttAACCGTGTTACGTATAAGACCAGACTCAAGAATAAATAGACATGGTTCGTCCTTGTTTGTATCGTAAAGCTGAATACCTTCAGGAACTTGTTCCTTAATAAAGAATGGCGCCAAGGGTGACCAGAACTCGGCATCTTTTTGCGAAAGACCTTGAAAAGTGATCATGAGCAAAGGCAATGgttgttttttgaaaatatcgTTTTGAGTAACCTGGTATTTGCTTTGCAACTTGTGCTCGCTATCGACAGTCTTGACTGCTGCATGATAAACCTGCTTGGTTCTTGGAGTGCCATAATCACCCAGACCAAAATGACCAAATAATCTTGCACCAAATGAAGACGGCGATTGGACCAAAGTTGCGTTTGCAATTGGCGCAGGTCTTGCTCTCGTTGCACTTTGCATAGAAGTGCCAGTACTAGAGCCAGTACCAGTGCCAGTACCAGTACCAGTACTAGCACCACTAACATCATTTCCATGCTTACTTTTTAATATCTTGTATGTTTTCAAATGCTGATTCTCAGCCCATTCAAGGGCAGAATTAAGAGAATTGAAAAGCTCAATCTTGTGACTATTCTCAAAAAGCCCCGCGTCTCTTAAATCTTTAATAATATTATCCTCATCTTTTACCGATGATATAATCAATTGGGTACGATAATCATTTgtcaaatttaaaattcTTCTAAAACCCTCAGCAGCGGAAAAGTCAACGGAAACCACACCTTTCATATCAAGAATAAGATACTTGATAGGCACCTTATTGGccttttcaatttcgaAAATAGTCTTGATCTCCTTCTCAACTCCTCCAATGCTCCCAAAGAATATAGTTCCCTGTAGTTTCACAATGCAAATTTGTTCCCCtacatttttcaaaaactcttGTTGTTTAGGATGTCTCAACACTGTAGAGCGTGCAACATCTCCAGAATAAATACCTTGAACAACAGGTGTCCTTGCTGCTTCCACGACATACGAAACACACGCGAGTATaataccaacaccaataccaacaacaaagtcAACCATTCCCATTGTgacaataatgatgataatagtGGAATATTCAATCGGTCTCAATCTCCCCCAAGTGTCCCAAACCGATTCCTTCAATAGTTCATAGcccaaaagaaagatcaaggcaccaacaacacaaacTGGAATAAAACCAATT includes these proteins:
- the NPC2 gene encoding Phosphatidylglycerol/phosphatidylinositol transfer protein (BUSCO:EOG09264UJF) encodes the protein MKFFNILVVATTTASALSLSNYFASFNQQHQQQQPEILSLASTKPIPGDSPIELCDAEIKHLVQFDSISITPNPPTAGQNLTFTASGIVDQDIVDGAYVEVDVRYGFIKLIHQTYDLCEDAAPKVDITCPLKKGKQVITKDVEIPQEVPPGKYIVLARAYTKNDELITCLTATIVFPAA